A genomic stretch from Halichoerus grypus chromosome 5, mHalGry1.hap1.1, whole genome shotgun sequence includes:
- the GFUS gene encoding GDP-L-fucose synthase isoform X1, protein MSEPGGSVRILVTGGSGLVGRAIQEVVADGAGLPGEDWVFVSSKDADLTDAAQTRALFEKVQPTHVIHLAAMVGGLFRNIKYNLDFWRKNVHINDNVLHSAFEVGVRKVVSCLSTCIFPDKTTYPIDETMIHDGPPHSSNFGYSYAKRMIDVQNRAYFQQHGCTFTAVIPTNVFGPHDNFNIEDGHVLPGLIHKVHLAKSSGSALTVWGTGKPRRQFIYSLDLARLFIWVLREYNEVEPIILSVGEEDEVSIQEAAEAVVEAMDFHGEVTFDTTKSDGQFKKTASNGKLRTYLPDFRFTPFKQAVKETCAWFTHNYEQARK, encoded by the exons ATGAGTGAGCCTGGGGGATCAGTACGAATCCTAGTGACAGGTGGATCTGGCCTGGTGGGCAGAGCCATCCAAGAGGTGGTAGCAGATGGAGCTGGGCTGCCTGGAGAGGACTGGGTGTTCGTCTCCTCCAAGGACGCTGATCTCAC GGACGCTGCACAGACCCGAGCCCTGTTTGAAAAGGTCCAGCCCACCCATGTCATCCACCTTGCTGCAATGGTGGGGGGCCTGTTCCGGAATATCAAATACAACCTGGACTTCTGG AGGAAAAACGTGCACATCAACGACAACGTCCTGCACTCGGCCTTCGAGGTGGGCGTGCGTAAGGTGGTTTCCTGCCTGTCTACCTGTATCTTCCCGGACAAGACCACCTATCCTATCGATGAGACTATG ATCCACGACGGGCCACCGCACAGCAGCAATTTTGGCTACTCCTACGCCAAGAGGATGATCGACGTGCAGAACAG GGCCTACTTCCAGCAGCATGGCTGCACTTTCACCGCTGTCATCCCCACTAACGTCTTCGGGCCCCACGACAACTTCAACATTGAGGATGGCCACGTGCTGCCTGGCCTCATCCACAAGGTGCACCTGGCCAAGA GCAGCGGTTCCGCCCTGACGGTGTGGGGCACTGGAAAGCCACGGAGGCAGTTCATCTACTCACTG GACCTGGCCCGGCTCTTTATCTGGGTCCTGCGGGAGTACAATGAAGTGGAGCCCATCATCCTATCAG TGGGCGAGGAGGATGAGGTCTCTATCCAGGAGGCAGCTGAAGCCGTGGTGGAGGCCATGGACTTCCATGGGGAGGTCACC TTTGATACAACCAAGTCAGATGGGCAGTTTAAGAAGACGGCCAGTAACGGCAAGCTTCGGACCTACCTGCCCGACTTCCGGTTTACACCCTTCAAGCAGG CTGTGAAGGAGACCTGTGCCTGGTTCACCCACAACTACGAACAGGCCCGGAAGTGA
- the GFUS gene encoding GDP-L-fucose synthase isoform X3: MSEPGGSVRILVTGGSGLVGRAIQEVVADGAGLPGEDWVFVSSKDADLTDAAQTRALFEKVQPTHVIHLAAMVGGLFRNIKYNLDFWIHDGPPHSSNFGYSYAKRMIDVQNRAYFQQHGCTFTAVIPTNVFGPHDNFNIEDGHVLPGLIHKVHLAKSSGSALTVWGTGKPRRQFIYSLDLARLFIWVLREYNEVEPIILSVGEEDEVSIQEAAEAVVEAMDFHGEVTFDTTKSDGQFKKTASNGKLRTYLPDFRFTPFKQAVKETCAWFTHNYEQARK; the protein is encoded by the exons ATGAGTGAGCCTGGGGGATCAGTACGAATCCTAGTGACAGGTGGATCTGGCCTGGTGGGCAGAGCCATCCAAGAGGTGGTAGCAGATGGAGCTGGGCTGCCTGGAGAGGACTGGGTGTTCGTCTCCTCCAAGGACGCTGATCTCAC GGACGCTGCACAGACCCGAGCCCTGTTTGAAAAGGTCCAGCCCACCCATGTCATCCACCTTGCTGCAATGGTGGGGGGCCTGTTCCGGAATATCAAATACAACCTGGACTTCTGG ATCCACGACGGGCCACCGCACAGCAGCAATTTTGGCTACTCCTACGCCAAGAGGATGATCGACGTGCAGAACAG GGCCTACTTCCAGCAGCATGGCTGCACTTTCACCGCTGTCATCCCCACTAACGTCTTCGGGCCCCACGACAACTTCAACATTGAGGATGGCCACGTGCTGCCTGGCCTCATCCACAAGGTGCACCTGGCCAAGA GCAGCGGTTCCGCCCTGACGGTGTGGGGCACTGGAAAGCCACGGAGGCAGTTCATCTACTCACTG GACCTGGCCCGGCTCTTTATCTGGGTCCTGCGGGAGTACAATGAAGTGGAGCCCATCATCCTATCAG TGGGCGAGGAGGATGAGGTCTCTATCCAGGAGGCAGCTGAAGCCGTGGTGGAGGCCATGGACTTCCATGGGGAGGTCACC TTTGATACAACCAAGTCAGATGGGCAGTTTAAGAAGACGGCCAGTAACGGCAAGCTTCGGACCTACCTGCCCGACTTCCGGTTTACACCCTTCAAGCAGG CTGTGAAGGAGACCTGTGCCTGGTTCACCCACAACTACGAACAGGCCCGGAAGTGA
- the GFUS gene encoding GDP-L-fucose synthase isoform X2, protein MELGCLERTGCSSPPRTLISRLQGASDGLAPPRDAAQTRALFEKVQPTHVIHLAAMVGGLFRNIKYNLDFWRKNVHINDNVLHSAFEVGVRKVVSCLSTCIFPDKTTYPIDETMIHDGPPHSSNFGYSYAKRMIDVQNRAYFQQHGCTFTAVIPTNVFGPHDNFNIEDGHVLPGLIHKVHLAKSSGSALTVWGTGKPRRQFIYSLDLARLFIWVLREYNEVEPIILSVGEEDEVSIQEAAEAVVEAMDFHGEVTFDTTKSDGQFKKTASNGKLRTYLPDFRFTPFKQAVKETCAWFTHNYEQARK, encoded by the exons ATGGAGCTGGGCTGCCTGGAGAGGACTGGGTGTTCGTCTCCTCCAAGGACGCTGATCTCAC GCCTCCAGGGGGCCTCTGATGGCCTGGCTCCTCCCAGGGACGCTGCACAGACCCGAGCCCTGTTTGAAAAGGTCCAGCCCACCCATGTCATCCACCTTGCTGCAATGGTGGGGGGCCTGTTCCGGAATATCAAATACAACCTGGACTTCTGG AGGAAAAACGTGCACATCAACGACAACGTCCTGCACTCGGCCTTCGAGGTGGGCGTGCGTAAGGTGGTTTCCTGCCTGTCTACCTGTATCTTCCCGGACAAGACCACCTATCCTATCGATGAGACTATG ATCCACGACGGGCCACCGCACAGCAGCAATTTTGGCTACTCCTACGCCAAGAGGATGATCGACGTGCAGAACAG GGCCTACTTCCAGCAGCATGGCTGCACTTTCACCGCTGTCATCCCCACTAACGTCTTCGGGCCCCACGACAACTTCAACATTGAGGATGGCCACGTGCTGCCTGGCCTCATCCACAAGGTGCACCTGGCCAAGA GCAGCGGTTCCGCCCTGACGGTGTGGGGCACTGGAAAGCCACGGAGGCAGTTCATCTACTCACTG GACCTGGCCCGGCTCTTTATCTGGGTCCTGCGGGAGTACAATGAAGTGGAGCCCATCATCCTATCAG TGGGCGAGGAGGATGAGGTCTCTATCCAGGAGGCAGCTGAAGCCGTGGTGGAGGCCATGGACTTCCATGGGGAGGTCACC TTTGATACAACCAAGTCAGATGGGCAGTTTAAGAAGACGGCCAGTAACGGCAAGCTTCGGACCTACCTGCCCGACTTCCGGTTTACACCCTTCAAGCAGG CTGTGAAGGAGACCTGTGCCTGGTTCACCCACAACTACGAACAGGCCCGGAAGTGA
- the PYCR3 gene encoding pyrroline-5-carboxylate reductase 3, translating into MAAAETQGMDPLRVGFVGAGRMAEAIAQGFIRAGKLEAEHILASAPTDRNLCHFQALGCRTTHSNQEVLQNCLLVFFATKPHVLPTVLAEVAPVVTAKHILVSVAAGVSLSTLEELLPPTARVLRVSPNLPCMVQEGAMVMARGRHAGSSEAKLLQSLLEACGQCEEVPEAYVDVHTGLSGSGVAFVCAFSEALAEGAIKMGMPGGLAHRIAAQTLLGTATMLQQKGQHPAQLRTDVCTPGGTTIYGLHALEQGGLRAATMSAVEAATSRARELSGK; encoded by the exons ATGGCGGCGGCGGAGACGCAGGGGATGGACCCGCTTCGCGTGGGCTTCGTGGGCGCGGGACGTATGGCGGAGGCCATCGCGCAGGGCTTCATCCGAGCAG GAAAACTAGAAGCTGAGCACATACTGGCCAGTGCACCAACTGACAGGAACCTCTGTCACTTCCAG GCTCTGGGCTGCCGGACCACCCACTCCAACCAGGAGGTTCTGCAGAACTGCTTGCTGGTCTTCTTTGCTACCAAGCCTCATGTCCTGCCCACTGTCCTGGCCGAGGTGGCCCCTGTGGTAACCGCTAAGCACATCTTGGTGTCTGTGGCTGCCGGGGTCTCTCTGAGCACCCTGGAAGAG CTGCTGCCCCCGACCGCACGGGTGCTGCGGGTCTCACCCAACCTGCCCTGCATGGTGCAGGAGGGGGCCATGGTGATGGCACGGGGCCGCCACGCCGGAAGCAGCGAGGCCAAGCTCCTGCAGAGCCTGCTGGAGGCGTGTGGGCAGTGCGAGGAAGTACCGGAGGCCTACGTGGACGTCCACACCGGCCTCAGCGGCAGCGGGGTCGCCTTC GTGTGTGCCTTCTCCGAGGCCCTGGCCGAAGGTGCCATCAAGATGGGCATGCCGGGTGGCCTGGCCCACCGCATTGCCGCTCAGACCCTGCTG GGGACAGCTACGATGTTGCAGCAGAAGGGGCAGCACCCAGCTCAGCTGCGGACAGACGTGTGCACGCCGGGCGGCACCACCATCTACGGGCTGCACGCCCTGGAGCAGGGTGGGCTTCGGGCCGCCACCATGAGTGCCGTAGAGGCTGCCACCTCCCGGGCCAGGGAGCTCAGCGGGAAGTAG
- the TIGD5 gene encoding tigger transposable element-derived protein 5, which yields MYPAGPPGGPAPRRGRHPLPGRPAQPPRLPAPTPAPAVRPPPTAPGPRPRVAVKMAFRKAYSIKDKLQAIERVKGGERQASVCRDFGVPGGTLRGWLKDEPKLRWFLEQLGGEVGTQRKKMRLANEEEIDRAVYSWFLALRQHGVPLSGPLIQAQAEAFARQIYGPECTFKASHGWFWRWQKRHGISSQRIYGEAEPLATGPAPGPPVKQEPAQPPGSSSGPLPDRAPAPPPPAEGGYGDEQIYNANVTGLYWKLLPEQAAPLAAGDLGAGGCGRRWRGDRVTVLLAANLTGSHKLKPLVIGQLPDPPSLRHHNQDKFPASYRYSPDAWLSRPLLRGWFFEEFVPGVRRYLRRSCLQQRAVLLVAHPPCPSPAARVPALEESEETLRRCRPEPLSPPEELQTPDGAVRVLFLSKGSSRAHIPAPLEQGVVAAFKQLYKRELLRLAVSCAGGSPLDFMRSFMLKDMLYLAGLSWDLVQAGSIERCWLLGLRAAFEPRPAEERVGQPAGQAEEAAEHSRVLSDLTHLAALAYKRLAPEEVAQWLHLDDDGGLPDSCREEAGPGRPPVLAPAAPLPPASLPSVVGGGEEEEEAAVPTAGEAVRGLETALRWLENQDPREVGPPKLVQLRSLISMARRLGGIGPSRAVPEDGV from the coding sequence ATGTACCCCGCGGGCCCCCCGGGCGGCCCAGCTCCGCGCCGCGGCCGCCACCCCCTGCCCGGGCGCCCCGCGCAGCCGCCGCGGCTCCCCGCGCCCACCCCGGCCCCCGCCGTGCGGCCGCCGCCCACGGCGCCCGGGCCGCGGCCCCGCGTGGCCGTGAAGATGGCCTTCCGCAAGGCCTACTCCATCAAGGACAAGCTGCAGGCCATCGAGCGCGTCAAGGGCGGCGAGCGGCAGGCCAGCGTGTGCCGCGACTTCGGTGTGCCGGGCGGCACGCTGCGCGGCTGGCTCAAGGACGAGCCCAAGCTGCGCTGGTTCCTGGAGCAGCTGGGCGGCGAGGTGGGCACGCAGCGCAAGAAGATGCGGCTGGCCAACGAGGAGGAGATCGACCGCGCCGTCTACTCGTGGTTCCTGGCGCTGCGCCAGCACGGCGTGCCGCTGTCAGGGCCGCTCATCCAGGCGCAGGCCGAGGCCTTCGCGCGCCAGATCTATGGGCCCGAGTGCACCTTCAAGGCCAGCCACGGCTGGTTCTGGCGCTGGCAGAAGCGCCACGGCATCTCCAGCCAGCGTATCTACGGCGAGGCCGAGCCTCTGGCCACGGGCCCCGCGCCCGGCCCGCCCGTCAAGCAGGAGCCCGCGCAGCCCCCCGGCTCCAGCTCCGGCCCCCTGCCCGACcgggccccggccccgccgccccccgccgaGGGCGGCTACGGCGACGAGCAGATCTACAACGCAAACGTCACTGGCCTCTACTGGAAGCTGCTTCCGGAGCAGGCCGCGCCCCTGGCCGCGGGAGACCTCGGCGCGGGGGGCTGCGGCCGGCGCTGGCGGGGTGACCGGGTGACCGTGCTGCTGGCCGCCAACCTGACCGGTAGCCACAAGCTGAAGCCGCTGGTCATCGGGCAGCTGCCGGACCCGCCTAGCCTGCGCCACCACAACCAGGACAAGTTCCCCGCCTCGTACCGCTACAGCCCCGACGCCTGGCTCAGCCGCCCTCTGCTGCGGGGCTGGTTCTTCGAGGAGTTCGTCCCCGGCGTGAGGCGCTACTTGCGCCGCAGCTGCCTGCAGCAGAGGGCCGTGCTGCTGGTGGCCCACCCGCCCTGCCCAAGCCCCGCTGCCAGGGTGCCCGCGCTGGAGGAGAGCGAGGAGACCCTGCGGCGGTGTCGGCCCGAGCCCCTCAGCCCCCCCGAAGAGCTGCAAACGCCGGATGGTGCCGTGCGGGTGCTCTTCCTGTCCAAGGGCAGCAGCCGCGCACACATCCCTGCCCCCCTGGAGCAGGGGGTCGTGGCCGCCTTCAAGCAGCTCTACAAGCGGGAGCTGTTGAGGCTGGCTGTGTCTTGTGCGGGGGGCTCCCCGTTGGACTTCATGCGCAGCTTCATGCTCAAGGACATGCTCTACCTGGCCGGCCTCTCCTGGGACCTGGTGCAGGCAGGCAGCATCGAGCGCTGCTGGCTGCTCGGCTTGCGGGCGGCCTTCGAGCCCCGGCCCGCTGAGGAGCGTGTTGGGCAGCCGGCCGGCCAGGCCGAGGAGGCTGCGGAGCACAGCCGGGTGCTCAGCGACCTCACGCACCTGGCAGCCCTGGCCTACAAGCGCCTGGCGCCCGAGGAGGTGGCCCAGTGGCTGCATCTGGACGACGATGGGGGGCTACCCGACagctgcagggaggaggcaggcccTGGCCGGCCCCCTGTGCTGGCCCCTGCTGCCCCTCTACCCCCAGCCAGCCTACCGTCTGtcgtgggaggtggggaggaggaggaggaggctgccgTGCCCACTGCTGGGGAGGCTGTCCGGGGTCTGGAGACAGCTCTCCGGTGGCTGGAGAATCAGGACCCCCGGGAGGTGGGGCCACCAAAGCTGGTGCAGCTGCGCTCACTGATCAGCATGGCCCGGAGGCTGGGGGGCATTGGTCCCTCTCGTGCAGTCCCCGAGGATGGGGTGTGA